One Qipengyuania gaetbuli genomic region harbors:
- the odhB gene encoding 2-oxoglutarate dehydrogenase complex dihydrolipoyllysine-residue succinyltransferase, producing the protein MATEVKVPTLGESVTEASIGELLKNVGDAVAVDEPIVSLETDKVAVEAPSPVAGVIKEFKVAVGDTVEVGAVLAIIDEGGTAAAAPAAEPKAAAPDAGVEKAAPAQAKEALGSDASQTLSPAVRRAVLEHGVDPSTIKGTGKDGRLTKEDVIAAAQAKTSSPAPAQAASAPAPAPAAAATGERREERVKMTRMRQTIAKRLKSAQDTAALLTTFNDVDMSAVIESRERYKDLFAKKHDIKLGFMSYFAKAACLALKDIPGVNAQIDGDEIVYHNYVDISVAVSAPNGLVVPVVRDADSKSFAQIEKDIADFGKRAKEGTLTMEDMKGGTFTISNGGVFGGLMSTPIINPPQSAVLGLHRIEDRPVVRNGEIVIRPMMYIALSYDHRLIDGREAVTALKIIKEAIEDPTRMLIDL; encoded by the coding sequence ATGGCCACCGAAGTCAAAGTCCCCACGCTCGGCGAGAGCGTTACCGAAGCCTCCATCGGCGAACTGCTGAAGAACGTCGGCGATGCCGTCGCTGTCGACGAGCCGATCGTCAGCCTTGAAACCGACAAGGTCGCGGTCGAGGCCCCCTCGCCCGTCGCCGGCGTGATCAAGGAATTCAAGGTCGCAGTCGGCGACACGGTCGAGGTCGGCGCAGTGCTCGCCATCATCGACGAAGGCGGCACCGCTGCTGCCGCGCCTGCTGCAGAGCCCAAGGCCGCCGCGCCCGATGCGGGCGTCGAGAAGGCCGCCCCGGCACAGGCCAAGGAAGCGCTCGGCTCCGACGCATCGCAAACCCTGTCGCCTGCCGTGCGCCGCGCGGTGCTGGAACACGGCGTCGATCCCTCGACCATCAAGGGCACCGGCAAGGACGGCCGCCTGACCAAGGAAGACGTGATCGCCGCGGCCCAGGCCAAGACCAGCAGCCCCGCACCGGCCCAAGCTGCCTCGGCACCTGCACCTGCACCTGCTGCTGCCGCCACCGGCGAACGCCGCGAGGAACGGGTCAAGATGACCCGCATGCGCCAGACCATCGCCAAGCGTCTCAAGAGCGCACAGGACACGGCCGCGCTGCTTACCACCTTCAACGACGTCGACATGTCCGCCGTCATCGAATCGCGCGAACGGTACAAGGACCTCTTCGCCAAGAAGCACGACATCAAGCTCGGCTTCATGAGCTACTTCGCCAAGGCCGCCTGCCTCGCGCTGAAGGACATTCCGGGCGTCAACGCGCAGATCGACGGCGATGAAATCGTCTATCACAATTACGTCGACATCTCGGTCGCGGTCTCGGCCCCCAATGGCCTTGTGGTCCCCGTCGTGCGCGATGCGGACAGCAAGAGCTTCGCCCAGATCGAGAAGGACATCGCCGACTTCGGCAAGCGCGCCAAGGAAGGCACGCTGACCATGGAAGACATGAAGGGCGGTACCTTCACTATCTCCAATGGCGGCGTGTTCGGCGGCCTGATGTCGACCCCGATCATCAACCCCCCGCAGAGCGCGGTTCTGGGCCTCCACCGCATCGAGGACCGTCCGGTCGTGCGCAACGGCGAAATCGTCATCCGTCCGATGATGTACATCGCCCTGTCCTACGACCACCGCCTGATCGACGGCCGCGAGGCGGTCACCGCACTGAAAATCATCAAGGAAGCGATCGAAGATCCGACCCGGATGCTGATCGACCTCTGA